Proteins from a genomic interval of Rhodococcus rhodochrous:
- a CDS encoding LCP family protein codes for MAGPPPAPPSVPTPPPSAPPPRAVPPADSRPAPPVDSRPVPPAEPRPPVEPRPAPPVGPPQTPPPREQPPIADEQPTVKIGAVSPEGAASPAEDDNDDKATDEKAHGSARPRTVGNAGLGRLAQSKQRKRKRLRFAARAAVAFVSVLALLGNGAVWGYVRSTEAGFSQIAALDTESEDIVDPVGQTGDETYLIIGTDTRAGASGEIGAGTVEDAEGARADTVILVNIPADRSRVVAVSFPRDLDVERPVCRGWDSATGEYDSELYPAAEGDKLNATYALGGPKCLVKVIQKMSGLKIGHFVGIDFAGFESMVDEIGGVEVCSSIPLYDNELGPLIETPGTHTLDGKRALDYVRARKIDQEGNSDYGRISRQQKFLSSLLRSTLSNKVLFDPGKLNGFISAFTRATFVENVNAESLVKLGRSMQNVEAGAVSFLTIPTAGTNDWGNEIPRTDDIKAIFTAIIDDLPLPGEKREEDPTEVAAAPPAEPLPAQLAVDPSTVSVQVSNASGLSGLAAGTAEEVAAYGFPVYSIGNYASGTSKQTVIRFSEGQETDAATVASAFPGAVLQEAPPSAQLGSIVEIVLGTSFDGTVVAPTPAGTPLAPMQIQTRSESSVELPADLAITNAADDLCT; via the coding sequence ATGGCGGGCCCCCCGCCTGCTCCGCCCTCGGTACCGACTCCCCCGCCCTCGGCCCCGCCCCCGCGAGCAGTGCCTCCAGCGGACTCACGCCCAGCGCCTCCGGTGGACTCACGCCCGGTCCCGCCTGCAGAGCCACGTCCACCGGTCGAGCCCCGTCCGGCGCCCCCCGTCGGACCCCCGCAGACACCTCCCCCGCGAGAGCAACCCCCGATCGCGGACGAACAGCCGACCGTCAAGATCGGTGCGGTGTCCCCCGAGGGCGCTGCGTCGCCCGCCGAGGACGACAACGACGACAAGGCGACGGACGAGAAGGCGCACGGCTCCGCTCGGCCCCGCACGGTGGGCAACGCCGGTCTCGGCCGGCTCGCGCAGAGCAAGCAGCGCAAGCGGAAGCGTCTGAGGTTCGCGGCGAGAGCAGCGGTGGCGTTCGTCTCGGTCCTCGCGCTCCTCGGTAACGGTGCGGTGTGGGGATACGTCCGGTCCACGGAGGCCGGCTTCTCCCAGATCGCCGCGCTGGACACCGAATCGGAGGACATCGTCGACCCGGTCGGTCAGACCGGCGACGAGACCTATCTGATCATCGGCACCGACACCCGCGCCGGTGCGAGCGGTGAGATCGGCGCCGGGACCGTCGAGGACGCAGAGGGCGCTCGTGCCGACACCGTCATCCTCGTCAACATCCCCGCCGACCGCAGCCGCGTGGTCGCGGTGTCGTTCCCCCGCGACCTGGACGTCGAGCGACCGGTCTGCCGCGGATGGGACAGCGCGACCGGCGAATACGATTCCGAGCTGTATCCGGCCGCCGAAGGCGACAAGCTCAACGCGACCTACGCCCTCGGCGGACCGAAGTGCCTGGTCAAGGTGATCCAGAAGATGTCCGGATTGAAAATCGGCCATTTCGTGGGCATCGACTTCGCCGGCTTCGAATCGATGGTCGACGAGATCGGCGGCGTCGAGGTGTGCAGCTCCATACCGTTGTACGACAACGAACTCGGTCCCTTGATCGAAACTCCCGGCACCCACACCCTCGACGGCAAACGGGCACTCGATTACGTCCGCGCCCGCAAGATCGACCAGGAGGGCAACAGCGACTACGGCCGGATCAGCCGGCAGCAGAAGTTCCTGTCGTCGCTGCTGCGCTCGACGTTGTCGAACAAGGTGCTGTTCGATCCCGGGAAGCTCAACGGCTTCATCAGCGCCTTCACCCGCGCGACCTTCGTCGAGAACGTCAACGCGGAGTCGCTCGTCAAACTCGGGCGTTCGATGCAGAACGTCGAGGCGGGTGCGGTGTCCTTCCTGACCATCCCCACGGCCGGTACCAACGACTGGGGCAACGAGATTCCGCGCACGGACGACATCAAGGCGATCTTCACCGCGATCATCGACGATCTTCCGCTGCCGGGTGAGAAGCGGGAGGAGGACCCGACGGAGGTCGCGGCCGCTCCCCCGGCCGAACCGCTGCCGGCGCAGCTCGCTGTCGATCCGTCGACGGTGTCGGTGCAGGTCTCGAACGCGTCGGGTCTGTCCGGGCTGGCGGCCGGCACCGCCGAGGAGGTCGCCGCCTACGGCTTCCCGGTCTACTCGATCGGCAACTACGCCTCCGGGACGAGCAAGCAGACCGTGATCCGCTTCAGCGAAGGCCAGGAGACCGACGCCGCGACGGTGGCCTCGGCTTTCCCCGGTGCGGTGCTGCAGGAGGCTCCTCCATCGGCCCAGTTGGGCAGCATCGTGGAGATCGTCCTGGGTACCAGCTTCGACGGCACCGTCGTCGCTCCCACCCCCGCGGGCACGCCACTCGCCCCGATGCAGATCCAGACCCGGTCGGAGTCGTCGGTCGAGCTCCCCGCCGATCTCGCGATCACCAACGCCGCCGACGATCTGTGCACGTAG
- the pstB gene encoding phosphate ABC transporter ATP-binding protein PstB: MAKRLDLKDVNIYYGKFHAVADVTLSVPPRNVTAFIGPSGCGKSTVLRSINRMHEVTPGARVEGSVLLDGEDIYDQNVDPVGVRKTIGMVFQRPNPFPTMSIRDNVVAGLKLQGVRDRKTLDEIAEKSLRGANLWNEVKDRLDKPGGGLSGGQQQRLCIARAIAVQPDVLLMDEPCSALDPISTLAIEDLIGELKKDFTIVIVTHNMQQAARVSDQTAFFNLEATGRPGGLVEIDDTEKIFSNPSKKATEDYISGRFG; this comes from the coding sequence ATGGCCAAGCGTCTGGATCTCAAGGACGTCAACATCTACTACGGCAAGTTCCACGCCGTGGCCGACGTGACGCTGTCCGTGCCGCCGCGGAACGTCACCGCCTTCATCGGCCCGTCCGGTTGCGGCAAGTCCACCGTGCTCCGGTCGATCAACCGCATGCACGAGGTGACACCCGGCGCCCGTGTCGAGGGATCCGTCCTCCTCGACGGGGAGGACATCTACGATCAGAACGTCGACCCGGTCGGTGTGCGCAAGACGATCGGCATGGTCTTCCAGCGTCCCAACCCGTTCCCCACGATGTCGATCCGCGACAACGTCGTTGCCGGCCTCAAGTTGCAGGGTGTGCGCGACCGCAAGACCCTCGACGAGATCGCCGAGAAGTCGCTGCGCGGCGCCAACCTGTGGAACGAGGTCAAGGACCGCCTCGACAAGCCGGGCGGTGGCCTGTCCGGTGGTCAGCAGCAGCGTCTGTGCATCGCCCGCGCCATCGCGGTCCAGCCCGACGTCCTGCTCATGGACGAGCCGTGCTCGGCTCTCGACCCCATCTCGACGCTGGCCATCGAGGACCTGATCGGTGAACTGAAGAAGGACTTCACCATCGTCATCGTCACGCACAACATGCAGCAGGCCGCGCGCGTGAGCGACCAGACGGCGTTCTTCAACCTCGAGGCAACCGGCCGCCCGGGTGGTCTGGTGGAGATCGACGACACCGAGAAGATCTTCTCGAACCCGAGCAAGAAGGCCACCGAGGACTACATCTCCGGCCGCTTCGGCTGA
- the phoU gene encoding phosphate signaling complex protein PhoU, with protein sequence MRVVYNEQMGELGDLLGEMAGLAGTAMERSTRALLEADLALAEQVIDEHEKITELGAICEEKAFQLLALQGPVAGDLRAVVSGIQIVADIDRMGALALHIAKATRRRHPKHVLPDEVKGYFAEMGRIAVALGAATREILETRDPARAARLHHEDEAMDDLHRHLFTVLMDREWEHGVAAAVDVTLLGRFYERFADHAVEVGRRVIFLVTGKLPTEEEIRQLVEKVDSLTVYPENHRAQNH encoded by the coding sequence ATGCGCGTCGTCTACAACGAACAGATGGGCGAACTCGGTGATCTCCTCGGGGAGATGGCCGGGCTCGCCGGGACCGCGATGGAGCGGTCCACCAGAGCTCTTCTCGAAGCCGATCTCGCTCTCGCCGAGCAGGTGATCGACGAGCACGAGAAGATCACCGAACTCGGCGCGATCTGCGAGGAGAAGGCGTTCCAGCTGCTCGCCCTGCAGGGTCCGGTCGCCGGCGACCTGCGTGCCGTCGTCAGCGGCATCCAGATCGTGGCCGACATCGACCGCATGGGTGCGCTCGCACTGCACATCGCGAAGGCGACCCGCCGACGCCATCCCAAGCACGTGCTCCCCGATGAGGTGAAGGGCTACTTCGCCGAGATGGGACGGATCGCGGTCGCCCTCGGTGCGGCCACACGGGAGATTCTCGAGACCCGTGATCCCGCCCGGGCCGCCCGCCTCCACCACGAGGACGAGGCGATGGACGATCTGCACCGCCACCTGTTCACCGTGCTCATGGACCGCGAATGGGAGCACGGCGTCGCAGCCGCCGTCGACGTCACGCTGCTCGGCCGCTTCTACGAGCGGTTCGCCGATCACGCCGTCGAGGTGGGTCGCCGCGTCATCTTCCTCGTGACCGGCAAGCTCCCCACCGAGGAGGAGATCCGTCAGCTCGTGGAGAAGGTGGACAGTCTGACCGTCTACCCGGAGAACCACCGAGCGCAGAACCACTGA